A stretch of the Cellulomonas sp. WB94 genome encodes the following:
- a CDS encoding DNA repair helicase XPB, with the protein MTDGPLIVQSDKTLLLEVDHDQAEACRRAIAPFAELERAPEHVHTYRLTPLGLWNARAAGHDAEQVVSVLLEHSRYPVPHALLIDIAETMSRYGRLQLVQDPVHGLVLHALDKAVLMEVMRSKRSAGLLGARLDDTDVIVHPSERGHLKQVLLKLGWPAEDLAGYVDGEAHAISLDTAGASNPDKDGEPRPWDLRPYQNQAIEGFWHGGSGVIVLPCGAGKTLVGAGAMARSQTTTLILVTNTVSARQWRDELLKRTSLTDDEIGEYSGARKEVRPVTIATYQVMTTKRKGVYTHLELLDARDWGLVIYDEVHLLPAPIFRMTADLQARRRLGLTATLVREDGREDEVFSLIGPKRFDAPWKDIEAQGYIAPADCVEVRLTMPERDRMIYATAEPEDRYRLAATAPGKNHVVEQLVAKHEGEPTLVIGQYIDQLEELAAHLNADLITGSTTVPERQRLYDAFRTGEITKLVVSKVANFSIDLPEASVAIQVSGSFGSRQEEAQRLGRLLRPKGDGRTAHFYAVVARDTVDQDFAAHRQRFLAEQGYAYTIVDAEDLVTD; encoded by the coding sequence ATGACTGACGGCCCGCTGATCGTGCAGAGCGACAAGACGCTCCTGCTCGAGGTCGACCACGACCAGGCGGAGGCCTGCCGGCGCGCGATCGCGCCGTTCGCCGAGCTCGAACGGGCCCCCGAGCACGTCCACACCTATCGGCTGACCCCGCTGGGGCTGTGGAACGCGCGCGCCGCGGGCCACGACGCCGAGCAGGTCGTCAGCGTGCTGCTCGAGCACTCGCGGTACCCCGTCCCGCACGCGCTCCTCATCGACATCGCCGAGACGATGTCGCGGTACGGGCGCCTGCAGCTCGTCCAGGACCCGGTGCACGGGCTGGTCCTGCACGCGCTCGACAAGGCCGTCCTCATGGAGGTCATGCGGTCCAAGCGCAGCGCCGGCCTGCTCGGTGCGCGCCTCGACGACACCGACGTGATCGTGCACCCGAGCGAGCGCGGCCACCTCAAGCAGGTGCTGCTCAAGCTCGGCTGGCCCGCCGAGGACCTCGCGGGCTACGTCGACGGAGAGGCCCACGCGATCTCGCTCGACACCGCGGGCGCCTCGAACCCCGACAAGGACGGCGAGCCGCGCCCCTGGGACCTGCGCCCGTACCAGAACCAGGCGATCGAGGGCTTCTGGCACGGCGGCTCGGGCGTCATCGTGCTGCCCTGCGGCGCCGGCAAGACGCTCGTGGGCGCGGGGGCGATGGCCCGATCGCAGACGACGACGCTCATCCTCGTCACCAACACCGTGAGCGCGCGGCAGTGGCGCGACGAGCTGCTCAAGCGGACATCGCTGACCGACGACGAGATCGGCGAGTACTCGGGTGCCCGCAAGGAGGTCCGTCCGGTCACGATCGCGACGTACCAGGTGATGACGACCAAGCGGAAGGGCGTCTACACGCACCTCGAGCTGCTCGACGCCCGCGACTGGGGCCTGGTCATCTACGACGAGGTCCACCTGCTGCCCGCGCCGATCTTCCGCATGACCGCCGACCTGCAGGCCCGGCGCCGGCTCGGCCTGACCGCGACGCTCGTGCGCGAGGACGGTCGTGAGGACGAGGTGTTCAGCCTCATCGGCCCCAAGCGGTTCGACGCCCCCTGGAAGGACATCGAGGCCCAGGGCTACATCGCGCCGGCCGACTGCGTCGAGGTCCGCCTCACGATGCCCGAGCGGGACCGCATGATCTACGCGACCGCCGAGCCCGAGGACCGCTACCGGCTCGCGGCGACGGCACCGGGCAAGAATCACGTCGTCGAGCAGCTCGTCGCGAAGCACGAGGGCGAGCCGACCCTGGTCATCGGGCAGTACATCGACCAGCTCGAGGAGCTCGCCGCCCACCTGAACGCCGACCTCATCACGGGGTCGACGACGGTCCCCGAGCGTCAGCGGCTGTACGACGCGTTCCGGACCGGCGAGATCACCAAGCTCGTCGTGAGCAAGGTCGCGAACTTCTCGATCGACCTGCCGGAGGCCTCGGTCGCGATCCAGGTGTCGGGGTCGTTCGGGTCACGCCAGGAGGAGGCGCAGCGCCTCGGTCGGCTCCTGCGGCCCAAGGGCGACGGCCGGACGGCGCACTTCTACGCGGTGGTCGCGCGGGACACGGTCGACCAGGACTTCGCGGCGCACCGCCAGCGGTTCCTCGCGGAGCAGGGCTACGCGTACACGATCGTCGACGCCGAGGACCTCGTCACCGACTGA